The genomic stretch CCGTCACCGCCCCTGTCGCGGCCAAATAAAGCCCTCAGTTCTTCACCCCTTAAAAACACACGGAGGAGCAGTGCTTCTCCGTGTGCTTTCATCTTCCATACCCTCCCCCATGTTTCGCAGCCTCCTTCTCCCTCTCGTTGGTTTTGCAACGCTTTCCCTGGCCCAGACTCCGCCTCCGGCCCATGACCACAGCACGGAAATTCCAGGTCTTAAAAAGGAGCTGTTTGCAGGCATCACATCCGAGGATCTTCTCAAACCCGGCGAAGGCCCCAAGAGCGTCAAAGTCACCCTCGTCGCCACCTTCAATGCCGCCAATTACGGCATGAATTTCAACGGCTACTCGCATGGCAAGGCCGTTCTCACCATCCCCACCGGCTGGCGCGTCCACGTCACTTTCATCAATCCCAGCCCCATCCCACACAGCGCCATCGTCATTGAAAAAGGCGAAA from Prosthecobacter algae encodes the following:
- a CDS encoding sulfocyanin-like copper-binding protein; protein product: MFRSLLLPLVGFATLSLAQTPPPAHDHSTEIPGLKKELFAGITSEDLLKPGEGPKSVKVTLVATFNAANYGMNFNGYSHGKAVLTIPTGWRVHVTFINPSPIPHSAIVIEKGETKKLQVPEPYFEGGASPKHLTGMTMGKAEFSFVPDEAGEFALACGFPAHAVAGHWVSLIVSDEATVPTLQLGEQAAKEVK